TTCGCAGCCTATGATTGATGGCGTAATGGATAAAATTTCGGGAGCACACAGCGAATTGGTGGTAAAAGTATACGGCGAAGATTATAAAGAAACCCGACGCATTGCCGAAGACATCATCAAAACGCTGAAAGGCGTTAAAGGCGCTGTAGATCTGGCTATCGATCAGGAACCGCCTTTACCACAGATACAGGTAATTGCAGACCGTCAGAAAATTGCGCAATACGCTTTAAATGTAGATGATGTATCTCAACTTATCGAAGTGGCTATGGGAGGAAAAGCCGTTTCGCAGATTTTTGTAGGCAACAAAGTTTATGATATTACAGCGAGATACAATGAAGAAAGCCGCAATAATCCGGAGAAAATAGGAAACTTAATGCTCACAAATTCCGAAGGCGTAAAAATTCCTTTATCACAAGTTTGCGATATCAAACTCAATACGGGAGAAAGCACCATTGCCCGCGAAACAAACAAACGCCATGTTACCGTTCGCTTAAACCTGCGAGGCAATGATTTGAGTTCTTTTCTAAAAGAAGCGCAAGCCAAAATCGAAAAAGAAGTAAAATACAATCACGAGGAATTTAAAATAAAATGGGGCGGACAATTTGAAAATCAGGAACGTGCCTACGGTCATCTGGCTATTATCATGCCGTTAGCATTAGCTATCATGTTTGTATTATTATATGGTGCATTTGGAAAATTCCGTCAGGCTGGATTGTTAATGAGCATTGTTCCTCTGGCATTATTTGGAGGTATGCTGGCTTTAAATGTTCGCGGTATGACTTTAAACGTATCATCAGCAGTAGGTTTTATAGCCTTATTTGGTGTTGCCATACAAAATGGAGTTATCATGATTTCTCATATCAATCAGCTCCGGAAAAATGGAATGACGCTTATAGAATCTGTAACCAATGGTGCAAAACAGCGTTTCCGTCCTGTTTTAATGACAGCCACAGTAGCTATATTGGGATTATTACCTGCTTCGCTGGCAACAGGTATAGGCAGCGATGTACAAAGACCTCTTGCAACGGTTATTGTTTACGGGCTTTTATTCTCCACCATTTTGACCCTTTTTGCTCTCCCATCTCTTTATTATCTCATCGAGAAAAAATTTGATCTGGCAGAAACAGCAAAACAACATGAAACAGATCCTCAATAAAACGATATATATGATTAAAAATATAAAACAAAAATGGGTAACACTTTTGATACTGCTGGTTTTTTCGGCAGTATCAAACGCCCAGGTTGATACAACATTCGTTTCGGTAAAAATGAACTATCCTGATTTTCTTTCTCTCGTCAGTAAAAATAATCTGGGATATGCCGCCGAAAAATTTAATGTAGAAATTGCGCAGGCTAATACTGAAGCTTCAAAAGTTTTTCCAGATCCGGAACTGGCTGTAGGTGCAAGTGATAATGGCCAGCGCAGAATGCAGATGGGTTACGGTTTTTCTACAGAATTAAGCTGGACGCTTGAATTAGGCGGTAAACGAAAAGCCAGAATAAATGTCGCAAAAAGTACAGCGGAACTAACCAAAACTTTAGTAGAAGATTATTTTAGAAATCTAAGAGCAGAAGCCACTTTAAATTATTTAACCGGATTAAAACAGAAACAAGTTTTTAAAGTTCAATTAAACTCCTACACAATCCTTAAAAACATTGCCTCTACAGACAGCATTCGTTTTAAATTAGGAAGCATTACGGAGATTGATGCCCGGCAAAGTAAGCTGGAAGCCAATTCGATGCTGAATGATGTGTACCAAAGTGAGGCCGATTGGAAATCAGCTCTTTTGGAATTGGGTACAATGCTGGGAAATCAAAAAGCAGATACGTTGTATTTACCTTCTGGAGATTTGACAAAATTTGAACGCATGTTTGATTTAAATGAACTTATTGTTACAGCTCAAAATAATAGAACTGATTTGCTTGCAGCTCTTAAAAACAAAAATGTCGCCCAAGAAGTTTTAAAATTAACCAAAGCCAATAGAGTTTTAGATCTGGGTTTGAGTTT
This is a stretch of genomic DNA from Flavobacterium endoglycinae. It encodes these proteins:
- a CDS encoding TolC family protein — its product is MIKNIKQKWVTLLILLVFSAVSNAQVDTTFVSVKMNYPDFLSLVSKNNLGYAAEKFNVEIAQANTEASKVFPDPELAVGASDNGQRRMQMGYGFSTELSWTLELGGKRKARINVAKSTAELTKTLVEDYFRNLRAEATLNYLTGLKQKQVFKVQLNSYTILKNIASTDSIRFKLGSITEIDARQSKLEANSMLNDVYQSEADWKSALLELGTMLGNQKADTLYLPSGDLTKFERMFDLNELIVTAQNNRTDLLAALKNKNVAQEVLKLTKANRVLDLGLSLGVESASVVSNVVAPTPSSNAVSAGITIPLKFSNQYKGELKAAEFIVQQADALYKQTELQIQIEVRKAWFAYLTAQKQVKQFDTGLLADAKKLLDGKVYSYKRGETTFLDVLNAQRTYNETQLSYHETLYNYAAALVELEKTAGIWDINF